From one Bacteroidales bacterium genomic stretch:
- a CDS encoding 4Fe-4S binding protein: protein MPNSITFNQTTCKKCQLCAEVCPNKIPIKNELNEMVIRPNRQDLCFKCGQCMAVCSTRAIVVDGLSYEYDFSARTKFSEA, encoded by the coding sequence ATGCCAAACTCAATCACTTTTAATCAAACCACATGTAAAAAATGTCAACTATGTGCGGAGGTTTGCCCCAACAAAATTCCGATTAAGAATGAGTTGAACGAAATGGTTATCAGACCTAACCGCCAAGATTTATGTTTTAAATGTGGGCAATGTATGGCTGTTTGTTCAACACGAGCAATAGTTGTGGATGGATTATCTTATGAATACGATTTCTCGGCTCGAACGAAGTTTAGCGAAGCGTAA